A DNA window from Longimicrobiaceae bacterium contains the following coding sequences:
- a CDS encoding DUF6351 family protein, with translation MPPATLLTVQVIFRAIPTALLAAAALITPASAQSPPRLPEPEIRYPFVCTTARNGLGQPIVDNQSGHGIPVAREDSAGRYPMDDRGYPTDEADIVGWSRDCEAKTRVDYLYRTRDGWEWVESPEAVPSEGVVTTVTTEGDTVPLIVRLERGTIDRFMHSVAMLAPRSEHASSAPDLSLWNKRLLFSLQGGVGIGHSQGVWSQNAALYEPALRVGYAVVSSTGLRTNTHYNLIRGGHTAVLLKRHFIRKYGEPLYTVALGGSGGAIQQYIYQQNHPGLFDGGVPQYSYPDMITQTIHIGDCELLEHFFERTDAANPRWRDVEEREKVIGLNAERDPVLDSGEREQFDGLYRMYARVGVPTPNGWDGAEALPLTECRPGWFGLTPLAMNARATNVEDIDKLAEGADSVHWTHWDDAREVYGVDAQGWARQTWDNEGVQYGLEALKEGSITPDEFLRLNALVGGWKHASEMVPEGCPHDLSHCDDPAEFDPWSARQMNLSPDRERPAPRTRGDTIAIRNAFERGHVFLGRVNIPLIDWRHYLEHQLDMHNAVQSFVSRQRIIEAMGHHHNQLIWFTDARPGEPRVDHTMEALDVLHEWIMNIRANPGGGVAGNRPARAVDRCWNSDGSLIAEGDDVWAGILHDAPPGPCTRAFPLHSTSRIRAGGPLRGDVFKCPLIEVKEAVERGMYAPWQPSEGQMARLEEIFPTGVCAYGRQP, from the coding sequence GTGCCGCCAGCAACCCTTCTCACGGTTCAGGTGATCTTCCGCGCGATCCCCACGGCGCTACTTGCCGCCGCGGCGCTCATCACACCGGCAAGCGCTCAGAGCCCGCCGCGCCTTCCGGAACCCGAGATCCGGTACCCCTTCGTCTGCACCACTGCCCGGAACGGCCTCGGGCAACCGATCGTGGACAACCAGAGTGGCCACGGCATCCCGGTGGCGCGCGAAGACTCCGCCGGACGATACCCGATGGACGACCGCGGATATCCGACCGACGAGGCGGACATCGTCGGATGGAGCCGCGACTGCGAGGCCAAAACCCGAGTCGACTACCTCTACCGGACCCGCGACGGGTGGGAGTGGGTGGAATCGCCGGAGGCCGTTCCCTCCGAAGGGGTGGTGACCACTGTCACCACGGAGGGAGACACAGTTCCGCTCATCGTGCGCCTGGAGCGTGGAACGATCGATCGCTTCATGCACTCGGTCGCCATGCTCGCGCCCCGCTCCGAGCATGCGTCCTCCGCGCCCGACCTGTCCCTCTGGAACAAGCGCCTGCTCTTCAGCCTGCAGGGGGGCGTGGGGATCGGACACAGCCAGGGGGTCTGGTCGCAGAACGCGGCACTCTACGAACCCGCGCTGCGCGTCGGTTACGCGGTGGTCAGCTCGACGGGACTGCGCACCAACACACACTACAATCTGATCCGGGGTGGACACACCGCCGTCCTGCTCAAGCGGCATTTCATCCGAAAATACGGGGAGCCGCTCTACACGGTGGCGCTAGGGGGGTCGGGAGGGGCCATCCAGCAGTACATCTACCAGCAGAATCACCCCGGACTCTTCGACGGAGGTGTGCCTCAGTACTCGTATCCCGACATGATCACGCAGACGATCCACATCGGGGATTGCGAGCTGCTGGAGCACTTCTTCGAGCGCACCGATGCGGCGAATCCGCGCTGGCGTGACGTGGAGGAGCGCGAGAAGGTCATCGGCCTGAACGCGGAGAGAGATCCGGTTCTGGATAGTGGTGAGCGCGAGCAGTTCGATGGCCTCTACCGGATGTACGCCCGTGTCGGCGTACCGACCCCGAACGGCTGGGATGGCGCCGAAGCGCTTCCGCTCACCGAGTGCCGACCGGGATGGTTCGGCCTCACGCCTCTGGCGATGAACGCCCGCGCGACCAACGTGGAGGACATCGATAAGCTGGCGGAAGGGGCCGACTCGGTGCACTGGACACACTGGGACGACGCGCGGGAGGTGTATGGCGTCGACGCACAGGGCTGGGCGCGCCAGACGTGGGACAACGAAGGCGTTCAATACGGGCTGGAGGCGCTCAAGGAAGGCAGCATCACCCCGGACGAGTTCCTGCGCCTGAACGCGCTGGTCGGAGGCTGGAAGCACGCTTCCGAGATGGTCCCGGAGGGATGCCCCCACGACCTCTCCCACTGCGACGATCCGGCGGAGTTCGACCCCTGGAGTGCACGGCAGATGAACCTGAGCCCCGACCGCGAGAGGCCCGCGCCGCGCACCCGCGGTGACACGATCGCGATCCGGAACGCCTTCGAGCGCGGTCACGTGTTCCTCGGTCGGGTGAACATCCCGCTGATCGACTGGCGTCACTATCTCGAGCACCAGCTGGACATGCACAATGCCGTGCAGTCGTTCGTGTCGCGGCAGCGCATCATCGAGGCGATGGGGCACCACCATAACCAGCTGATCTGGTTCACCGACGCTCGGCCCGGGGAGCCGCGAGTCGACCATACCATGGAGGCGCTGGACGTTCTGCACGAATGGATCATGAACATTCGCGCGAACCCTGGCGGAGGTGTTGCAGGGAATCGCCCGGCGCGGGCCGTTGACCGGTGCTGGAATTCCGACGGGTCGCTGATCGCGGAAGGTGACGACGTCTGGGCGGGGATCCTCCACGACGCACCACCCGGACCGTGCACGCGGGCCTTTCCGTTGCATTCCACCTCGCGCATCCGCGCTGGTGGGCCGCTACGCGGGGATGTCTTCAAGTGCCCGCTCATCGAGGTGAAGGAGGCGGTGGAGCGGGGCATGTACGCCCCCTGGCAGCCGTCGGAGGGCCAGATGGCGAGGCTGGAAGAGATCTTCCCGACAGGAGTCTGTGCCTACGGGAGACAGCCTTGA
- a CDS encoding response regulator: MGTKILVTDDDAATRKLYREIMEFRRFAVEEASTGDECIRIARRSRPHLVILDLNMPVRDGYSAARELKAHPLTRAIKIVAVSGASRDSETERAMDAGCDAVLHKPVSPRDLLRVVDGLLKAARADRIREATELQRQTSSGLIRSNFPDLRALWALGADASDTQIRQLMQGTNVTICSFCSRARFPNEWRVISPEALEFFASWTTLSHAVCPDCLAREYPDLAEANETE, from the coding sequence GTGGGTACGAAGATACTCGTTACGGACGACGACGCCGCAACGCGGAAGCTCTATCGCGAGATCATGGAGTTCCGCCGGTTTGCCGTCGAGGAGGCGAGCACGGGGGACGAGTGCATCCGGATCGCGCGGCGCTCACGACCGCACCTGGTGATCCTCGACCTCAATATGCCGGTGCGGGACGGCTACAGCGCGGCACGTGAGCTGAAGGCGCACCCGCTCACCCGTGCGATCAAGATCGTGGCGGTCTCCGGCGCCTCCCGGGATTCGGAAACCGAGCGCGCCATGGACGCCGGCTGTGACGCCGTGCTTCACAAGCCCGTTTCTCCGCGCGACCTGCTGCGCGTGGTGGACGGCCTGCTGAAGGCCGCTCGCGCCGATCGCATCCGCGAGGCGACCGAGCTGCAGCGCCAGACCTCTTCCGGACTCATCCGCAGCAACTTCCCCGACTTGCGAGCCCTATGGGCGCTTGGTGCGGACGCCAGCGATACGCAGATCCGCCAGCTCATGCAGGGCACCAACGTGACCATCTGCTCCTTCTGCTCCCGCGCACGCTTCCCCAACGAGTGGCGGGTGATCTCACCCGAAGCGCTCGAATTCTTCGCCAGCTGGACCACCCTCTCCCACGCCGTCTGCCCTGACTGCCTGGCGCGCGAGTACCCGGATCTGGCCGAGGCCAACGAGACCGAGTAA
- a CDS encoding TonB-dependent receptor plug domain-containing protein has product MKVGTSTLGRAVAVACLAAAAACGPRLSDHDARLLPDQEEEEQVVNYGYGVQSAADVTGSTATVRTEDIENLRASRVEELLENRIPGLEVIRTGQGYSMRIRGISSILSSNEPLVIVDGMPVHLFGAGSGLGWLNPYDIERIDVLKDASSTAIYGSRGANGVIIITTKRPR; this is encoded by the coding sequence ATGAAGGTGGGCACCAGCACCCTGGGTCGGGCCGTCGCCGTGGCTTGTCTCGCCGCTGCGGCTGCCTGCGGGCCGAGGCTTTCCGATCACGATGCTCGGCTTCTGCCCGATCAGGAGGAGGAGGAGCAGGTCGTGAACTACGGGTACGGCGTGCAGAGCGCCGCTGACGTGACGGGCTCGACCGCCACGGTGCGGACGGAGGACATCGAGAACCTGCGGGCCTCCCGCGTGGAGGAGCTGCTGGAGAACCGTATCCCGGGGCTGGAGGTGATCCGGACCGGCCAAGGGTATTCCATGCGTATCCGCGGGATCAGCTCGATTCTCAGCAGCAACGAGCCGCTGGTGATCGTGGATGGGATGCCAGTGCACCTCTTCGGGGCGGGAAGCGGTCTCGGCTGGTTGAACCCGTACGACATCGAGCGAATCGACGTGCTGAAGGACGCCAGCAGCACCGCGATCTACGGGAGTCGCGGCGCCAACGGGGTGATCATCATTACCACGAAGCGGCCGCGCTAA
- a CDS encoding iron-containing alcohol dehydrogenase — protein sequence MRFEFATAGRILFGEGRARELPEITRSLGRRPLVVRGSGDRFRALLAELESSSLRLSELPIRGEPEVQTVEDGVELARRDGCDLVLAIGGGSVIDAGKAIAALLTNPGNPRQYLEVVGQGKPLTDDPLPVVAVPTTAGTGAEVTRNAVLGVPEQRVKVSLRSPRMLPVVALVDPELTYSLPPDITASTGLDALTQCIEPFVTPQANPLTDAITREGMRRAARSLQRAFEDGGDREARRDMSIASLCGGLALANAKLGAVHGIAGPLGGMTSVPHGVACARLLPPVIETNLRALRAHAPGSPALARYEEVARILTGRESARAEEAAEWVAALVEALGVPRLGTYGVDEEISRAVIPRALRASSMKGNPVELTEEEIAGILAIAR from the coding sequence ATGAGATTCGAGTTCGCCACGGCCGGGCGGATCCTGTTCGGCGAGGGGCGAGCGCGTGAACTGCCCGAAATCACGCGGAGTCTGGGGCGCCGCCCCCTGGTCGTGCGGGGCAGCGGCGACCGCTTCCGCGCTCTCCTCGCGGAGCTCGAATCATCCTCTCTCCGACTGTCCGAGCTGCCCATCAGGGGCGAACCCGAGGTGCAGACGGTGGAGGACGGCGTCGAGCTGGCGCGCCGGGACGGGTGCGACCTGGTGTTGGCGATCGGCGGCGGCAGCGTAATCGACGCCGGCAAGGCGATCGCCGCACTCCTTACCAATCCCGGCAATCCCCGGCAATACCTGGAGGTCGTGGGCCAGGGGAAGCCTCTCACGGACGACCCGCTGCCCGTTGTGGCGGTCCCCACCACCGCCGGTACGGGGGCGGAGGTGACCCGCAACGCCGTCTTGGGCGTGCCGGAGCAACGGGTGAAGGTGAGCCTGCGAAGTCCGCGCATGCTCCCCGTCGTTGCCCTGGTCGACCCGGAGCTGACCTACTCGCTGCCTCCGGACATCACTGCCAGTACCGGGCTCGACGCCCTCACACAGTGCATCGAGCCGTTCGTCACCCCCCAGGCCAACCCGCTGACCGACGCGATCACACGTGAGGGAATGCGCCGGGCGGCCAGGTCGCTCCAGCGCGCCTTCGAGGACGGAGGCGATCGGGAGGCGCGGCGGGACATGTCGATCGCCAGTCTCTGCGGCGGGCTTGCCCTGGCCAACGCGAAGCTGGGGGCCGTTCACGGCATTGCAGGTCCGCTCGGAGGGATGACATCGGTGCCGCACGGCGTCGCCTGTGCCCGACTCCTCCCACCGGTGATAGAGACGAATCTGCGCGCCCTGCGTGCACATGCACCGGGGTCGCCCGCACTGGCGCGGTACGAGGAGGTGGCCCGCATCCTCACGGGGCGCGAGAGCGCCCGGGCGGAGGAGGCTGCGGAGTGGGTCGCAGCGTTGGTGGAGGCGCTGGGTGTGCCCCGCCTGGGCACCTACGGCGTCGACGAGGAGATCTCGCGAGCAGTGATCCCCAGGGCGTTGCGCGCGAGCAGCATGAAGGGGAACCCGGTCGAACTGACCGAGGAGGAGATCGCCGGAATCCTGGCCATCGCGCGCTGA
- a CDS encoding putative quinol monooxygenase, translating into MLIVHVHVRVKPESVEDFRRATLENARQSVREPGVVRFDVVQQEDDPTRFVLQEIYRTPEDPARHKATAHYATWRDTVEQMMAEPRRSVKFTALFPDPEGWELPR; encoded by the coding sequence ATGCTCATCGTCCACGTACACGTCCGGGTGAAACCGGAATCGGTAGAGGACTTTCGACGAGCCACCCTGGAGAACGCTCGCCAGAGCGTCCGCGAACCCGGTGTCGTCCGATTCGACGTCGTCCAGCAGGAGGACGACCCCACGCGCTTCGTACTGCAGGAAATCTACCGCACCCCCGAGGATCCCGCACGCCACAAGGCGACGGCACACTATGCTACCTGGCGGGACACGGTGGAGCAGATGATGGCGGAGCCGAGGCGCAGCGTCAAGTTCACGGCGCTATTTCCTGATCCCGAGGGCTGGGAGTTGCCGCGATGA
- a CDS encoding TonB family protein, translated as MFNKLVASQPRGRRQWSPTTIGVSVVVHALLLAGAVYASVTAPAEAAVEEEEITFFEIPEEPPAPEPTTPEPPPPVQETTVPPPPQGFQELVPPIEPPAVIPEVDPTLPPVNPEDFSGIGEAGGTADGVEGGTPQDLSLADSLATHAFEVGVLQRPPELRNKNQVASYMERNYPRNLQDAGIGGTVTLQFVVEADGTVNPQTVEVLNATHPQFESVSRQVVERFRFRPGIYRDQEVRVLVRMPITWQPQR; from the coding sequence ATGTTTAACAAGCTCGTAGCATCGCAGCCTCGAGGACGTCGCCAATGGTCGCCCACGACCATCGGTGTCTCTGTCGTGGTGCACGCGCTCCTGCTGGCCGGTGCCGTCTATGCCTCGGTCACCGCACCGGCTGAGGCAGCGGTGGAGGAGGAGGAGATTACGTTCTTCGAGATTCCGGAGGAGCCACCCGCGCCCGAGCCAACGACGCCGGAGCCGCCTCCGCCGGTACAGGAGACAACCGTTCCGCCGCCGCCGCAGGGATTCCAGGAGCTCGTCCCGCCGATCGAGCCGCCGGCGGTGATCCCGGAGGTCGACCCTACTCTGCCACCGGTCAATCCCGAGGACTTCAGCGGCATCGGTGAAGCTGGTGGTACCGCGGACGGTGTCGAAGGCGGCACCCCGCAGGACCTGTCGTTGGCCGACAGCCTCGCAACCCACGCGTTCGAAGTGGGCGTCCTGCAGCGTCCGCCAGAGCTCCGCAATAAGAATCAGGTGGCCAGCTACATGGAGCGCAACTACCCGCGGAATCTACAGGACGCGGGGATCGGCGGCACGGTCACCCTGCAGTTCGTGGTGGAGGCGGATGGCACTGTGAACCCCCAGACGGTCGAGGTTCTCAACGCCACCCACCCGCAGTTCGAGAGCGTTTCGCGCCAAGTCGTGGAGCGCTTCCGGTTCCGGCCGGGCATCTACCGGGACCAAGAGGTCCGGGTACTGGTGCGGATGCCGATTACCTGGCAACCGCAGCGCTGA
- a CDS encoding MotA/TolQ/ExbB proton channel family protein has product MQMSLTELWAHMGWFARGIAFVLILMSIISLSVAVAKLIRFRRMARATAQFAPQFSAALEAEDVGTALELTEQYGKSHVARVLGESLREVAPLLDNPEVAGAAITSAERSIEREQILLANELKSGLGVLATVGATAPFVGLLGTTMGIVNAFQGMATSGAGLEAISAGIAEALITTAVGLLVAIPAVWLYNYFSSRLETLFSELAYAGREMIDWMMTREAQREARGGRRAAFAGD; this is encoded by the coding sequence ATGCAGATGTCGTTGACGGAGCTCTGGGCGCACATGGGCTGGTTCGCCAGGGGCATCGCGTTCGTCCTGATCCTGATGAGCATCATCTCGCTTTCCGTTGCCGTGGCGAAACTGATCCGCTTCCGGCGGATGGCACGTGCGACCGCCCAGTTCGCCCCTCAGTTCTCCGCGGCATTGGAGGCCGAAGATGTGGGAACGGCCCTCGAGCTCACCGAGCAGTACGGCAAGTCCCATGTCGCGCGGGTTCTGGGTGAGTCGCTGCGCGAGGTAGCGCCCCTGCTGGACAACCCGGAGGTCGCCGGCGCGGCGATCACCTCCGCCGAACGCTCGATCGAGCGCGAGCAGATCCTGCTCGCGAACGAGCTCAAGTCGGGCCTGGGCGTGCTCGCGACGGTCGGCGCTACGGCACCGTTCGTGGGCCTGCTCGGTACCACCATGGGTATCGTGAACGCCTTCCAAGGAATGGCCACTTCGGGCGCGGGCCTCGAGGCGATTTCGGCCGGTATCGCCGAGGCGCTGATCACCACCGCGGTCGGTCTGCTCGTGGCGATTCCGGCGGTGTGGCTGTACAACTACTTCAGCTCCCGGCTGGAGACGCTCTTCTCCGAGCTGGCGTATGCTGGTCGTGAGATGATCGACTGGATGATGACGCGCGAGGCGCAGCGGGAGGCCCGGGGCGGTCGGCGCGCGGCGTTCGCTGGGGACTGA
- a CDS encoding biopolymer transporter ExbD, whose product MAAKLDSAAAFGGSPLPKIAGVEGADVNAEINVTPMIDVMLVLLIIFMVITPALAGYALTLPKAYTAGPEKDDRVTLGIDAQGRYHVEESAGVVPPEQLADALRAAYATRPGDHVLYLKADVGVEYSVVLTAIDAARAAGVRRIGAITETAASEAAEPRR is encoded by the coding sequence GTGGCTGCGAAGTTGGATAGCGCTGCCGCCTTTGGCGGCTCTCCTCTCCCCAAGATTGCGGGAGTCGAAGGGGCTGACGTGAACGCGGAGATCAACGTCACCCCCATGATCGACGTCATGCTGGTGCTGCTGATCATCTTCATGGTCATCACGCCAGCCCTGGCGGGGTACGCCCTGACCCTGCCCAAGGCGTACACGGCGGGCCCGGAGAAGGACGACCGGGTCACACTCGGAATCGACGCGCAGGGGCGCTATCACGTCGAGGAGTCGGCCGGGGTCGTTCCGCCAGAGCAACTCGCGGACGCGCTGCGAGCCGCTTATGCGACCCGGCCAGGCGACCACGTGCTGTACCTCAAGGCCGACGTCGGCGTGGAGTACAGCGTTGTACTGACCGCCATCGATGCAGCGCGTGCGGCCGGGGTTCGGCGCATCGGCGCCATTACCGAGACGGCGGCTTCCGAAGCTGCGGAACCAAGGAGGTAA
- a CDS encoding biopolymer transporter ExbD, giving the protein MAMAVGGSKGGPTSDINMTPMIDILLVLLIIFMVVQQGLQKGLSVQVPPIEETPTAQNVDQIVLEALPGNQFAINQQPVSAANLQGRLNEIFAPRTRKVIFVKGAEEIAYGQVVFAVDAARAAGIEVVGLVPRAPNQ; this is encoded by the coding sequence ATGGCAATGGCAGTTGGTGGTTCCAAGGGAGGCCCCACGTCGGACATCAACATGACGCCGATGATCGACATTCTGTTGGTGCTGCTGATCATCTTCATGGTGGTCCAGCAGGGTCTGCAGAAGGGTCTCAGCGTACAGGTGCCGCCGATTGAGGAGACGCCCACCGCGCAGAACGTCGACCAGATCGTGCTCGAGGCACTGCCTGGGAATCAGTTCGCGATCAACCAGCAGCCGGTCTCGGCCGCCAACCTCCAGGGGCGGTTGAACGAGATCTTCGCCCCGCGGACGCGGAAGGTGATTTTCGTGAAGGGTGCGGAGGAAATCGCCTACGGCCAGGTGGTGTTCGCGGTTGACGCTGCGCGGGCAGCCGGCATTGAGGTCGTGGGTTTGGTGCCAAGGGCGCCAAACCAGTAA
- a CDS encoding ATP-binding cassette domain-containing protein, with the protein MSAEPVLELDRATLIKGGRAVLDEVTLTVFSGEHLAIVGPNGSGKSSLIQLLTRECYPVFRRDGISPVRLFGRDRWDVTELRTRLGIVSPDLHQRFVNGSAIGHLRALEAVVSGFFASEMLFLHHRVTESMRERARRALERIAAAHLADRPVNEMSTGEARRVLIARALVNEPRVLVLDEPTTGLDLVARSEFLSDLRRIAADGTTLLLITHHVEEILPEIERVLLLREGRVVADGRKEEVLTSERLSGAFGHPLEVHREGEEYRLGIARKG; encoded by the coding sequence ATGTCTGCCGAACCCGTTCTCGAGCTCGACCGTGCCACGCTGATCAAGGGTGGGCGTGCCGTGCTCGACGAGGTCACCCTCACTGTCTTCTCGGGCGAGCACCTGGCCATCGTCGGCCCCAACGGGTCGGGCAAATCCTCGCTCATCCAGCTCCTCACGCGAGAGTGCTATCCGGTGTTCCGGCGCGATGGGATTTCGCCGGTGCGGCTCTTCGGCCGTGATCGCTGGGACGTCACCGAGCTGCGCACCCGCCTGGGGATCGTTTCCCCCGACCTCCACCAGCGCTTCGTGAACGGATCCGCCATCGGGCACCTGCGGGCGCTGGAAGCGGTGGTCTCGGGCTTCTTCGCCAGCGAGATGCTCTTTCTGCACCACCGCGTCACGGAGTCGATGCGGGAGCGGGCCCGACGGGCCCTGGAGCGAATCGCCGCCGCACACCTCGCGGACCGGCCGGTGAACGAGATGTCGACCGGTGAGGCGCGTCGGGTGTTGATCGCCCGCGCGTTGGTGAACGAGCCTCGGGTCCTGGTGCTGGATGAGCCGACGACGGGCCTCGACCTGGTGGCGCGCAGCGAGTTTCTCTCCGATCTGCGCCGCATTGCCGCAGACGGCACGACGCTCTTGCTCATCACCCACCACGTGGAGGAGATCTTACCGGAGATCGAGCGGGTGTTGCTGCTGCGAGAGGGAAGGGTAGTGGCCGACGGGAGGAAGGAAGAGGTGCTCACCTCGGAGCGTCTCAGCGGTGCGTTCGGACATCCGTTGGAGGTGCACCGCGAGGGAGAAGAGTACCGGCTGGGGATTGCGCGAAAGGGTTAG
- a CDS encoding DSD1 family PLP-dependent enzyme: MSNPLAELPTPSLVLDEARMLRNIQRLRRRLDDLGVPLRPHLKTAKSVEVARRVLKNEDGPATVSTLKEAEVFAQAGVRDILYAVGIAPQKLPRVLAIRASGCDLAVIADSPEQAAEVARAAREANDPIPTLIEIDSDGVRAGVNPTDPVLIEIGRLLTEGGADLRGVLTHAGGSYRASTPEALTAFAERERHAAVTAAEALRAAGLPAPVVSVGSTPTAHFARDLSGVTEVRAGVFVFMDLMMAGIGVCSLDDIAISVLATVIGHQRGRGQIIVDAGWMGLSRDRGTASHAVDQGYGLVCDVDGRVMDDLIVANATQEHGIVSVRPGQKGAPPELPVGSRLRILPNHACATAAQFDGYEVIPADGSSELQHWPSFRGW; this comes from the coding sequence ATGTCCAACCCCCTCGCTGAGCTGCCGACTCCCAGCCTGGTGCTGGACGAAGCGCGCATGCTCCGCAACATTCAGCGGCTGCGTCGGCGCCTGGACGACCTGGGGGTTCCCCTGCGACCTCACCTCAAGACGGCGAAGTCGGTGGAGGTCGCCCGTCGTGTGCTCAAGAACGAAGACGGACCGGCCACGGTATCTACGCTCAAGGAAGCCGAGGTCTTCGCGCAGGCGGGTGTGCGCGACATCCTCTATGCGGTGGGCATCGCGCCGCAGAAGTTGCCGCGCGTCCTCGCGATTCGGGCCTCGGGCTGCGACCTCGCGGTCATTGCGGATTCGCCTGAGCAGGCCGCCGAGGTCGCGCGTGCCGCGCGGGAAGCGAACGACCCGATCCCCACGCTGATCGAGATCGACTCGGACGGTGTGCGTGCCGGTGTGAACCCTACCGATCCGGTGCTGATCGAGATCGGCCGCCTCCTGACGGAAGGCGGGGCCGACCTGCGTGGGGTGCTTACACACGCCGGGGGGAGCTACCGGGCGTCCACCCCGGAGGCGCTGACCGCCTTCGCCGAGCGCGAAAGGCACGCGGCGGTCACCGCCGCCGAGGCGCTGCGAGCCGCGGGGCTCCCCGCGCCGGTGGTGAGCGTGGGCTCGACGCCGACCGCCCACTTCGCGCGTGATCTCAGCGGTGTCACCGAGGTGCGCGCGGGCGTTTTCGTTTTCATGGATCTGATGATGGCGGGCATCGGCGTCTGCAGCCTCGACGACATCGCCATCTCCGTGCTGGCCACGGTGATCGGCCATCAGCGCGGGCGCGGCCAGATCATCGTGGACGCGGGGTGGATGGGTCTGTCGCGGGACCGCGGCACGGCCAGCCATGCGGTCGACCAGGGATACGGGCTGGTGTGCGACGTGGACGGGCGCGTGATGGATGACCTGATCGTGGCGAATGCTACCCAGGAGCACGGCATCGTCAGCGTGCGGCCGGGTCAAAAAGGAGCACCTCCGGAGCTGCCCGTGGGCAGCCGCCTGCGCATCCTTCCCAACCACGCCTGCGCCACGGCCGCGCAGTTCGACGGCTACGAGGTAATTCCCGCCGACGGCTCGAGCGAGCTGCAACACTGGCCGAGCTTCCGCGGCTGGTGA